From a region of the Drosophila virilis strain 15010-1051.87 chromosome 3, Dvir_AGI_RSII-ME, whole genome shotgun sequence genome:
- the tey gene encoding protein Teyrha-meyrha isoform X2, with translation MESNAFVTSHLPSQALVVLSEAASGLHEALRGQRPFPARLPDAKDLHNMSLVGNYSTQFLHNFHPHLLQTLNHGMLAANGAAAAAAAAGAPGSYFASDRSPLGKPSVLSNFSLPSAFSPPKYIGISLDQNLFNGSESFRTDSASPTCTSHESMEGSQDYDAVEKGESPRSNNSQDPRDLRHLHNVSKAHTVASSSTASSSSSSSCSTSSAAAAAISSAAVAAATSSAVVSMANHLAAHQSSPGHHHSHHHGHHVGGGPPPTHHHMAHAHPHPLSHHAAHHAALASLAGLRAVPGGLSLVSGLQAAAAGGAIPDLCPVCGLKLSPEEWHTHFLTELDRLYKLSAGFERANLQATYMFAPPCPAQENAIRTSHNRWETFQRIRNNRQNRLRLKVRKRKYGEMYMMESLYCSSCPICKRKYALETGKLPPEEDPKMQDEIETVDVESCNDDVPDSGSELNTTTGVSGAVPPNMPPSSMHNTNAQPGKLDGILYRTACVINQKDAHADEQDVSTNVSVASSSSVSWSGETTTPSTQAHISVKNVSELSSTTHHYYNADSCGVGVAEHSSSSNNNNNNNSSSSKELMMDTATCQNDSDEDVIVDDDETVKITSKSHSFKRRLEENVGSSRSLENISPNEERPRSEPQVSSTEPGPMDISHNNNNNHNNNNATNATKYGEPMENSLSQLSSMGVPGLTQLDTKTGIKDLNTDAFLRGRNFYFHQSCANVMSSYRLNKELLSQAQAQREANANTATPRSLSPSPAQSPQQSVATPAME, from the exons TTACCTGACGCCAAAGATCTACACAACATGTCACTAGTCGGCAACTATAGCACCCAATTCCTGCACAACTTTCATCCGCATCTGCTGCAGACGCTTAACCATGGAATGCTGGCAGCGAAtggagcagctgccgctgccgccgcagccGGAGCTCCGGGCAGTTATTTTGCGAGCGACCGCTCGCCGCTGGGGAAGCCGTCGGTGCTGTCGAACTTCTCGCTGCCGTCGGCCTTCTCGCCACCCAAGTATATTGGCATATCCCTGGATCAG AATCTATTCAATGGCAGCGAATCATTTCGCACGGATTCGGCCAGTCCCACGTGCACATCACACGAATCCATGGAGGGATCACAGGATTACGATGCCGTTGAAAAGGGTGAAAGTCCGCGCAGCAATAATTCTCAGGATCCCAGGGATTTAAGAC ATCTGCACAATGTGAGCAAAGCGCATACGGTGGCCTCATCCTCGACAGCATCCAGCAGCTCCTCGTCCTCCTGCTCGACCAGCTCGGCCGCTGCAGCGGCCATTAGCTCGGCGGCAGTCGCCGCAGCGACCAGCAGCGCTGTCGTCTCCATGGCCAACCATTTGGCGGCGCACCAGTCGTCGCCGGGCCACCATCATTCGCATCACCATGGCCATCATGTGGGTGGTGGGCCGCCGCCTACGCATCACCATATGGCGCATGCACACCCGCATCCGCTGTCCCATCATGCAGCCCATCATGCGGCGCTGGCCAGTCTGGCCGGACTGCGTGCGGTGCCGGGTGGTCTGAGCCTCGTCAGCGGCTTGCAGGCGGCAGCGGCTGGTGGCGCCATACCCGATCTCTGTCCCGTCTGTGGACTTAAGCTGAGTCCCGAGGAGTGGCACACGCATTTCCTCACCGAGCTGGATCGTTTGTACAAGCTGAGCGCCGGATTTGAGCGCGCCAATCTGCAGGCAACCTACATGTTTGCACCACCCTGTCCAGCCCAGGAGAACGCCATTCGCACCAGCCACAATCGTTGGGAG ACCTTTCAGCGCATTCGCAACAATCGCCAGAATCGGCTCAGGCTGAAGGTACGCAAACGCAAATACGGCGAAATGTACATGATGGAGAGTCTCTACTGTAGCAGCTGTCCCATATGTAAGCGCAAATATGCGCTGGAAACGGGCAAATTGCCGCCAGAG GAGGACCCCAAGATGCAGGATGAAATCGAAACGGTCGATGTGGAAAGCTGCAACGATGATGTGCCGGACTCTGGCTCGGAACTGAACACGACAACGGGCGTATCGGGTGCAGTCCCACCCAATATGCCGCCCTCCAGCATGCACAACACGAACGCACAGCCGGGCAAATTGGATGGCATACTATATCGCACGGCCTGTGTGATTAACCAGAAGGATGCGCATGCAGATGAACAGGACGTGAGCACCAATGTGTCGGtggcgagcagcagcagcgtcagcTGGTCGGGCGAAACAACAACGCCCAGCACCCAGGCGCATATCAGCG TGAAAAACGTCAGCGAGCTGTCATCTACCACGCATCACTACTACAACGCGGACTCCTgcggcgtgggcgtggccgaacatagcagcagcagcaacaacaacaacaacaacaacagcagcagcagcaaggagCTAATGATGGATACGGCAACGTGTCAAAACGATAGCGACGAGGATGTCATTGTGGATGACGATGAAACTGTGAAAATTACGAGCAAGTCGCACAGCTTCAAGCGACGGCTGGAGGAGAATGTGGGCAGCAGCAG AAGCCTGGAGAATATCTCACCCAATGAGGAGCGTCCGCGCTCCGAGCCACAGGTTAGCAGCACCGAGCCTGGACCCATGGATATctcgcacaacaacaacaacaatcacaacaacaacaatgcgacaAATGCAACCAAATATGGCGAGCCCATGGAGAACAGCCTGTCGCAGTTATCGTCTATGGGCGTGCCGGGATTAACGCAATTGGACACAAAG ACAGGCATAAAGGATCTCAATACGGATGCGTTTCTGCGCGGTCGCAATTTCTATTTCCATCAAAGCTGCGCCAATGTCATGAGCAGCTACAGGCTCAACAAGGAGCTGCTCAGCCAGGCGCAGGCTCAGCGGGAGGCGAACGCGAATACGGCAACGCCGCGCAGCCTCTCGCCATCGCCGGCTCAGTCGCCGCAGCAGAGCGTTGCCACCCCGGCCATGGAGTAG
- the tey gene encoding protein Teyrha-meyrha isoform X1 has product MESNAFVTSHLPSQALVVLSEAASGLHEALRGQRPFPARLPDAKDLHNMSLVGNYSTQFLHNFHPHLLQTLNHGMLAANGAAAAAAAAGAPGSYFASDRSPLGKPSVLSNFSLPSAFSPPKYIGISLDQNLFNGSESFRTDSASPTCTSHESMEGSQDYDAVEKGESPRSNNSQDPRDLRHLHNVSKAHTVASSSTASSSSSSSCSTSSAAAAAISSAAVAAATSSAVVSMANHLAAHQSSPGHHHSHHHGHHVGGGPPPTHHHMAHAHPHPLSHHAAHHAALASLAGLRAVPGGLSLVSGLQAAAAGGAIPDLCPVCGLKLSPEEWHTHFLTELDRLYKLSAGFERANLQATYMFAPPCPAQENAIRTSHNRWETFQRIRNNRQNRLRLKVRKRKYGEMYMMESLYCSSCPICKRKYALETGKLPPEEDPKMQDEIETVDVESCNDDVPDSGSELNTTTGVSGAVPPNMPPSSMHNTNAQPGKLDGILYRTACVINQKDAHADEQDVSTNVSVASSSSVSWSGETTTPSTQAHISVKNVSELSSTTHHYYNADSCGVGVAEHSSSSNNNNNNNSSSSKELMMDTATCQNDSDEDVIVDDDETVKITSKSHSFKRRLEENVGSSRSLENISPNEERPRSEPQVSSTEPGPMDISHNNNNNHNNNNATNATKYGEPMENSLSQLSSMGVPGLTQLDTKVGISSDLKPDDENKCFICKTGIKDLNTDAFLRGRNFYFHQSCANVMSSYRLNKELLSQAQAQREANANTATPRSLSPSPAQSPQQSVATPAME; this is encoded by the exons TTACCTGACGCCAAAGATCTACACAACATGTCACTAGTCGGCAACTATAGCACCCAATTCCTGCACAACTTTCATCCGCATCTGCTGCAGACGCTTAACCATGGAATGCTGGCAGCGAAtggagcagctgccgctgccgccgcagccGGAGCTCCGGGCAGTTATTTTGCGAGCGACCGCTCGCCGCTGGGGAAGCCGTCGGTGCTGTCGAACTTCTCGCTGCCGTCGGCCTTCTCGCCACCCAAGTATATTGGCATATCCCTGGATCAG AATCTATTCAATGGCAGCGAATCATTTCGCACGGATTCGGCCAGTCCCACGTGCACATCACACGAATCCATGGAGGGATCACAGGATTACGATGCCGTTGAAAAGGGTGAAAGTCCGCGCAGCAATAATTCTCAGGATCCCAGGGATTTAAGAC ATCTGCACAATGTGAGCAAAGCGCATACGGTGGCCTCATCCTCGACAGCATCCAGCAGCTCCTCGTCCTCCTGCTCGACCAGCTCGGCCGCTGCAGCGGCCATTAGCTCGGCGGCAGTCGCCGCAGCGACCAGCAGCGCTGTCGTCTCCATGGCCAACCATTTGGCGGCGCACCAGTCGTCGCCGGGCCACCATCATTCGCATCACCATGGCCATCATGTGGGTGGTGGGCCGCCGCCTACGCATCACCATATGGCGCATGCACACCCGCATCCGCTGTCCCATCATGCAGCCCATCATGCGGCGCTGGCCAGTCTGGCCGGACTGCGTGCGGTGCCGGGTGGTCTGAGCCTCGTCAGCGGCTTGCAGGCGGCAGCGGCTGGTGGCGCCATACCCGATCTCTGTCCCGTCTGTGGACTTAAGCTGAGTCCCGAGGAGTGGCACACGCATTTCCTCACCGAGCTGGATCGTTTGTACAAGCTGAGCGCCGGATTTGAGCGCGCCAATCTGCAGGCAACCTACATGTTTGCACCACCCTGTCCAGCCCAGGAGAACGCCATTCGCACCAGCCACAATCGTTGGGAG ACCTTTCAGCGCATTCGCAACAATCGCCAGAATCGGCTCAGGCTGAAGGTACGCAAACGCAAATACGGCGAAATGTACATGATGGAGAGTCTCTACTGTAGCAGCTGTCCCATATGTAAGCGCAAATATGCGCTGGAAACGGGCAAATTGCCGCCAGAG GAGGACCCCAAGATGCAGGATGAAATCGAAACGGTCGATGTGGAAAGCTGCAACGATGATGTGCCGGACTCTGGCTCGGAACTGAACACGACAACGGGCGTATCGGGTGCAGTCCCACCCAATATGCCGCCCTCCAGCATGCACAACACGAACGCACAGCCGGGCAAATTGGATGGCATACTATATCGCACGGCCTGTGTGATTAACCAGAAGGATGCGCATGCAGATGAACAGGACGTGAGCACCAATGTGTCGGtggcgagcagcagcagcgtcagcTGGTCGGGCGAAACAACAACGCCCAGCACCCAGGCGCATATCAGCG TGAAAAACGTCAGCGAGCTGTCATCTACCACGCATCACTACTACAACGCGGACTCCTgcggcgtgggcgtggccgaacatagcagcagcagcaacaacaacaacaacaacaacagcagcagcagcaaggagCTAATGATGGATACGGCAACGTGTCAAAACGATAGCGACGAGGATGTCATTGTGGATGACGATGAAACTGTGAAAATTACGAGCAAGTCGCACAGCTTCAAGCGACGGCTGGAGGAGAATGTGGGCAGCAGCAG AAGCCTGGAGAATATCTCACCCAATGAGGAGCGTCCGCGCTCCGAGCCACAGGTTAGCAGCACCGAGCCTGGACCCATGGATATctcgcacaacaacaacaacaatcacaacaacaacaatgcgacaAATGCAACCAAATATGGCGAGCCCATGGAGAACAGCCTGTCGCAGTTATCGTCTATGGGCGTGCCGGGATTAACGCAATTGGACACAAAGGTGGGAATTAGTTCGGATTTAAAACCGGACGATGAAAACAAATGTTTCATTTGTAAG ACAGGCATAAAGGATCTCAATACGGATGCGTTTCTGCGCGGTCGCAATTTCTATTTCCATCAAAGCTGCGCCAATGTCATGAGCAGCTACAGGCTCAACAAGGAGCTGCTCAGCCAGGCGCAGGCTCAGCGGGAGGCGAACGCGAATACGGCAACGCCGCGCAGCCTCTCGCCATCGCCGGCTCAGTCGCCGCAGCAGAGCGTTGCCACCCCGGCCATGGAGTAG
- the tey gene encoding protein Teyrha-meyrha isoform X4 produces the protein MESNAFVTSHLPSQALVVLSEAASGLHEALRGQRPFPARLPDAKDLHNMSLVGNYSTQFLHNFHPHLLQTLNHGMLAANGAAAAAAAAGAPGSYFASDRSPLGKPSVLSNFSLPSAFSPPKYIGISLDQNLFNGSESFRTDSASPTCTSHESMEGSQDYDAVEKGESPRSNNSQDPRDLRHLHNVSKAHTVASSSTASSSSSSSCSTSSAAAAAISSAAVAAATSSAVVSMANHLAAHQSSPGHHHSHHHGHHVGGGPPPTHHHMAHAHPHPLSHHAAHHAALASLAGLRAVPGGLSLVSGLQAAAAGGAIPDLCPVCGLKLSPEEWHTHFLTELDRLYKLSAGFERANLQATYMFAPPCPAQENAIRTSHNRWETFQRIRNNRQNRLRLKVRKRKYGEMYMMESLYCSSCPICKRKYALETGKLPPEEDPKMQDEIETVDVESCNDDVPDSGSELNTTTGVSGAVPPNMPPSSMHNTNAQPGKLDGILYRTACVINQKDAHADEQDVSTNVSVASSSSVSWSGETTTPSTQAHISVKNVSELSSTTHHYYNADSCGVGVAEHSSSSNNNNNNNSSSSKELMMDTATCQNDSDEDVIVDDDETVKITSKSHSFKRRLEENVGSSRSLENISPNEERPRSEPQVSSTEPGPMDISHNNNNNHNNNNATNATKYGEPMENSLSQLSSMGVPGLTQLDTKA, from the exons TTACCTGACGCCAAAGATCTACACAACATGTCACTAGTCGGCAACTATAGCACCCAATTCCTGCACAACTTTCATCCGCATCTGCTGCAGACGCTTAACCATGGAATGCTGGCAGCGAAtggagcagctgccgctgccgccgcagccGGAGCTCCGGGCAGTTATTTTGCGAGCGACCGCTCGCCGCTGGGGAAGCCGTCGGTGCTGTCGAACTTCTCGCTGCCGTCGGCCTTCTCGCCACCCAAGTATATTGGCATATCCCTGGATCAG AATCTATTCAATGGCAGCGAATCATTTCGCACGGATTCGGCCAGTCCCACGTGCACATCACACGAATCCATGGAGGGATCACAGGATTACGATGCCGTTGAAAAGGGTGAAAGTCCGCGCAGCAATAATTCTCAGGATCCCAGGGATTTAAGAC ATCTGCACAATGTGAGCAAAGCGCATACGGTGGCCTCATCCTCGACAGCATCCAGCAGCTCCTCGTCCTCCTGCTCGACCAGCTCGGCCGCTGCAGCGGCCATTAGCTCGGCGGCAGTCGCCGCAGCGACCAGCAGCGCTGTCGTCTCCATGGCCAACCATTTGGCGGCGCACCAGTCGTCGCCGGGCCACCATCATTCGCATCACCATGGCCATCATGTGGGTGGTGGGCCGCCGCCTACGCATCACCATATGGCGCATGCACACCCGCATCCGCTGTCCCATCATGCAGCCCATCATGCGGCGCTGGCCAGTCTGGCCGGACTGCGTGCGGTGCCGGGTGGTCTGAGCCTCGTCAGCGGCTTGCAGGCGGCAGCGGCTGGTGGCGCCATACCCGATCTCTGTCCCGTCTGTGGACTTAAGCTGAGTCCCGAGGAGTGGCACACGCATTTCCTCACCGAGCTGGATCGTTTGTACAAGCTGAGCGCCGGATTTGAGCGCGCCAATCTGCAGGCAACCTACATGTTTGCACCACCCTGTCCAGCCCAGGAGAACGCCATTCGCACCAGCCACAATCGTTGGGAG ACCTTTCAGCGCATTCGCAACAATCGCCAGAATCGGCTCAGGCTGAAGGTACGCAAACGCAAATACGGCGAAATGTACATGATGGAGAGTCTCTACTGTAGCAGCTGTCCCATATGTAAGCGCAAATATGCGCTGGAAACGGGCAAATTGCCGCCAGAG GAGGACCCCAAGATGCAGGATGAAATCGAAACGGTCGATGTGGAAAGCTGCAACGATGATGTGCCGGACTCTGGCTCGGAACTGAACACGACAACGGGCGTATCGGGTGCAGTCCCACCCAATATGCCGCCCTCCAGCATGCACAACACGAACGCACAGCCGGGCAAATTGGATGGCATACTATATCGCACGGCCTGTGTGATTAACCAGAAGGATGCGCATGCAGATGAACAGGACGTGAGCACCAATGTGTCGGtggcgagcagcagcagcgtcagcTGGTCGGGCGAAACAACAACGCCCAGCACCCAGGCGCATATCAGCG TGAAAAACGTCAGCGAGCTGTCATCTACCACGCATCACTACTACAACGCGGACTCCTgcggcgtgggcgtggccgaacatagcagcagcagcaacaacaacaacaacaacaacagcagcagcagcaaggagCTAATGATGGATACGGCAACGTGTCAAAACGATAGCGACGAGGATGTCATTGTGGATGACGATGAAACTGTGAAAATTACGAGCAAGTCGCACAGCTTCAAGCGACGGCTGGAGGAGAATGTGGGCAGCAGCAG AAGCCTGGAGAATATCTCACCCAATGAGGAGCGTCCGCGCTCCGAGCCACAGGTTAGCAGCACCGAGCCTGGACCCATGGATATctcgcacaacaacaacaacaatcacaacaacaacaatgcgacaAATGCAACCAAATATGGCGAGCCCATGGAGAACAGCCTGTCGCAGTTATCGTCTATGGGCGTGCCGGGATTAACGCAATTGGACACAAAG GCATAA
- the tey gene encoding protein Teyrha-meyrha isoform X3: protein MESNAFVTSHLPSQALVVLSEAASGLHEALRGQRPFPARLPDAKDLHNMSLVGNYSTQFLHNFHPHLLQTLNHGMLAANGAAAAAAAAGAPGSYFASDRSPLGKPSVLSNFSLPSAFSPPKYIGISLDQNLFNGSESFRTDSASPTCTSHESMEGSQDYDAVEKGESPRSNNSQDPRDLRHLHNVSKAHTVASSSTASSSSSSSCSTSSAAAAAISSAAVAAATSSAVVSMANHLAAHQSSPGHHHSHHHGHHVGGGPPPTHHHMAHAHPHPLSHHAAHHAALASLAGLRAVPGGLSLVSGLQAAAAGGAIPDLCPVCGLKLSPEEWHTHFLTELDRLYKLSAGFERANLQATYMFAPPCPAQENAIRTSHNRWETFQRIRNNRQNRLRLKVRKRKYGEMYMMESLYCSSCPICKRKYALETGKLPPEEDPKMQDEIETVDVESCNDDVPDSGSELNTTTGVSGAVPPNMPPSSMHNTNAQPGKLDGILYRTACVINQKDAHADEQDVSTNVSVASSSSVSWSGETTTPSTQAHISVKNVSELSSTTHHYYNADSCGVGVAEHSSSSNNNNNNNSSSSKELMMDTATCQNDSDEDVIVDDDETVKITSKSHSFKRRLEENVGSSRSLENISPNEERPRSEPQVSSTEPGPMDISHNNNNNHNNNNATNATKYGEPMENSLSQLSSMGVPGLTQLDTKVGISSDLKPDDENKCFICKA, encoded by the exons TTACCTGACGCCAAAGATCTACACAACATGTCACTAGTCGGCAACTATAGCACCCAATTCCTGCACAACTTTCATCCGCATCTGCTGCAGACGCTTAACCATGGAATGCTGGCAGCGAAtggagcagctgccgctgccgccgcagccGGAGCTCCGGGCAGTTATTTTGCGAGCGACCGCTCGCCGCTGGGGAAGCCGTCGGTGCTGTCGAACTTCTCGCTGCCGTCGGCCTTCTCGCCACCCAAGTATATTGGCATATCCCTGGATCAG AATCTATTCAATGGCAGCGAATCATTTCGCACGGATTCGGCCAGTCCCACGTGCACATCACACGAATCCATGGAGGGATCACAGGATTACGATGCCGTTGAAAAGGGTGAAAGTCCGCGCAGCAATAATTCTCAGGATCCCAGGGATTTAAGAC ATCTGCACAATGTGAGCAAAGCGCATACGGTGGCCTCATCCTCGACAGCATCCAGCAGCTCCTCGTCCTCCTGCTCGACCAGCTCGGCCGCTGCAGCGGCCATTAGCTCGGCGGCAGTCGCCGCAGCGACCAGCAGCGCTGTCGTCTCCATGGCCAACCATTTGGCGGCGCACCAGTCGTCGCCGGGCCACCATCATTCGCATCACCATGGCCATCATGTGGGTGGTGGGCCGCCGCCTACGCATCACCATATGGCGCATGCACACCCGCATCCGCTGTCCCATCATGCAGCCCATCATGCGGCGCTGGCCAGTCTGGCCGGACTGCGTGCGGTGCCGGGTGGTCTGAGCCTCGTCAGCGGCTTGCAGGCGGCAGCGGCTGGTGGCGCCATACCCGATCTCTGTCCCGTCTGTGGACTTAAGCTGAGTCCCGAGGAGTGGCACACGCATTTCCTCACCGAGCTGGATCGTTTGTACAAGCTGAGCGCCGGATTTGAGCGCGCCAATCTGCAGGCAACCTACATGTTTGCACCACCCTGTCCAGCCCAGGAGAACGCCATTCGCACCAGCCACAATCGTTGGGAG ACCTTTCAGCGCATTCGCAACAATCGCCAGAATCGGCTCAGGCTGAAGGTACGCAAACGCAAATACGGCGAAATGTACATGATGGAGAGTCTCTACTGTAGCAGCTGTCCCATATGTAAGCGCAAATATGCGCTGGAAACGGGCAAATTGCCGCCAGAG GAGGACCCCAAGATGCAGGATGAAATCGAAACGGTCGATGTGGAAAGCTGCAACGATGATGTGCCGGACTCTGGCTCGGAACTGAACACGACAACGGGCGTATCGGGTGCAGTCCCACCCAATATGCCGCCCTCCAGCATGCACAACACGAACGCACAGCCGGGCAAATTGGATGGCATACTATATCGCACGGCCTGTGTGATTAACCAGAAGGATGCGCATGCAGATGAACAGGACGTGAGCACCAATGTGTCGGtggcgagcagcagcagcgtcagcTGGTCGGGCGAAACAACAACGCCCAGCACCCAGGCGCATATCAGCG TGAAAAACGTCAGCGAGCTGTCATCTACCACGCATCACTACTACAACGCGGACTCCTgcggcgtgggcgtggccgaacatagcagcagcagcaacaacaacaacaacaacaacagcagcagcagcaaggagCTAATGATGGATACGGCAACGTGTCAAAACGATAGCGACGAGGATGTCATTGTGGATGACGATGAAACTGTGAAAATTACGAGCAAGTCGCACAGCTTCAAGCGACGGCTGGAGGAGAATGTGGGCAGCAGCAG AAGCCTGGAGAATATCTCACCCAATGAGGAGCGTCCGCGCTCCGAGCCACAGGTTAGCAGCACCGAGCCTGGACCCATGGATATctcgcacaacaacaacaacaatcacaacaacaacaatgcgacaAATGCAACCAAATATGGCGAGCCCATGGAGAACAGCCTGTCGCAGTTATCGTCTATGGGCGTGCCGGGATTAACGCAATTGGACACAAAGGTGGGAATTAGTTCGGATTTAAAACCGGACGATGAAAACAAATGTTTCATTTGTAAG GCATAA